The region TTTTGAAGTCAACTGTATGCCCtatatatagtgtttataaataaGACACTGGCATCGATATTCAAACCAATCAAATTAAGATGAAGAAGTACTCTCAAATACGCTCCTGTGTCTTCCTTCTGGTTCTTTGTCTTTCCTTTTCTAACTCATGGGCAAACTTATCTTCCCTTGTTGATGTTACACCAGGTACGGAAAATTTCATAAGTTGCATACAGCCCAAATCCAACAATGTCACCTCCTTCTCTCAGCAGCTCATTATCACACCTGTCAATGCTTCTTTCATTCCCATTTGGCAAGTCGCAGTGCAAAACACTAGGTTCCTTAAACCCTCGACTCCTAAACCATCAATCATCGTGACACCTGTGGATGAAACACTTGTCCAAAAGGCTCTATTCTGCGCAAAGAAACATGGGTACGAGATGAGGATCAGGAGTGGGGGCCATGACTATGAAGGCCTATCATACACTGCTGATGTTCCCTTTGTTATGCTTGATTTCACCAACATGAGGTCTATAGACGTGGACGTAGCTAACAGGAGCGCATGGGTCCAGCCAGGTGCTGTGCTTGGTGAACTCTATTACAGTATTTCTCAGAAGACCGACACCTTGTATTTCCCGGCAGGTGTTTGCCCCACGGTGGGTGTTGGCGGGTACATGGGCGGTGGTGGCTACGGAAACCTACTGAGGAAATATGGTACTGCTGCTGATAATGTTGTGGACGTTCGCTTTATGGATGTCAATGGAAATATTCTTGACAGGAAGTCCATGGGTAAGGATTTGTTTTGGGCAATACGAGGAGGTGGTGCTTCCAGTTTTGGAATCGTTCTCGCATGGAAGCTCAGGTTGGTTCCGGTTCCAGAAAAAGTAACTGTATTCATACTGAATAAAACTTTGGAAGAAGGGGCAACCAAAATTTTCCATAAATATCAATACGTTGCGCCAACTATTGATAGAAATCTACACATAAGAACTCAGGTGTTTGCCGAATATATTGGCAACACCACCAAGAAAACCATACGGATTATGTTCGAAGGAATTTATCAGGGCACAAGGGACACATTGCTTCCGTTGCTGGACGAAAAATTTCCTGAGCTCGGTGTTAGACGAGAGATTTGTGAAGAAATTAGAAGCATCCAATCGACCGTTGTGTTTTGGGGCCTGCCAAGCTCCACCCCAATTGAGATCCTCACGAACCGGTCTGCTATAGCCAAGCTGAACAATAAAAGCAAATCAGACTATGTCCGGACACCAATTCCCATACGCGGTCTAAGAAAGATATGGAGAAAGCTCATGCAAAACGACGGATCGGCACTTCTCATGATCAATCCTTTTGGCGGAAGGATGGCTGATTACTCAGAGTCAGCAATTCCATATCCTCATAGAGCTGGGGTGTTGTTACAGATTCTCAAGACTGTTAATTTTAACGGTCAAACTTCAGACACGACCCCTACATCGCTCAAGAGAATAATGTGGCTTCGAAGCTTGGACGAGTTACTGACGCCTTATGTCTCAAAGAACCCAAGAGAAGCATATTCCAACTACAATGATCTAGATTTGGGTGTTGGAAGTTCTAATTATGAAGAAGCCAGTCTTTGGGGTGAGAGGTACTGGAAAAGGGACAATTTTCAGAAGTTGATTCGAATCAAGGCCAAAGTTGATCCGGATAATTTCTTCCGGCGTCCACAAAGTATCCCTGTTTTCTAACACCTCTCTCTCTACACGAGGCACCTTTTTCTTGAGAAAGGCTCAAAATTAGGGTCTtacttcttttgttttttttaataaactaccAATAAGTCTCACGTACTCATAGTATCACTCTGttttaaaagaatatctaaaattaATTGTTAAATGATTGTAATTTTTATATGAATTGGTTATGATTTATTCTAATCGATGCATTGTTTGGTTATTATATTTCTTGGTTATACTTTGTGTTGATGAATAAATTTGATATAATTAATTCTTAAGACGTCTTCGATAATTTCTAATTTTGGCTTGGGTTTAAGTTGGATGATGGAAACTATCCTGTGTTGGAACTCGTATGGTTGATAAAAACTTATTGTATAAGTACTTGTTGGTGTAATTGTATATTGTATGGAATATATCATAAGGGAACTACATATATGTAATGTTATATGAGGGGTCAAGAAATGACGAATATTAGTGTAGTTCTTTGTCCGGTCGCAATACCTTGTTGCTAGCCGCTCCAAGTACAACAACATACTCAAACCTTGTTTCTAGAAGCTCCAAGTACAATTACATACTCAAGAACTTGGGGTTAAGAATGGGGATGAATAGTTATACGGTATATGACCATTTGTTGGCAGCGTTGTGAATGTCACACGTTGGTCGTTATGCAGATGCCCGAATGTGTATTTTTGTCAGGACCCTTGAACAATGGATACAACGGATGATCTTTGTTGTGTCTTTCAGTATTGCATTTCATAATATCTATATTGTATTATAAAATGTAAGTAGATTGCTATTGTTTGACATTTTCCCAAGAAAACAGACTGTATATTAAATATGGACATGAAAGTAGGTTCTTATTGTTTTCACTTTCCTTGACCACTTGTTTAAAGTGATTGTTAATAACAATGTTGTTGATCATAAATATTTTGAGGCTTGGTATTATCATTCATTGTTACTAAGTAGTAGTTAACCGCTATACCAAATCATGTCACATGTATTTTTGATAAATGAGTTTAAGAAAATGTTGTTGCTGGAATGTACAAAATACGGGTACCTTGGAACGAACAAAAAAATTGTAAAGTTACTGGAATTGTTGGAACAAGTTGaacattgatttttttatttgtatGTTTTGGAATTCAAATCATGGGTTATTAATTTTAAACCGTTAATAGCATTGTAGCATTGTACTTTATTTTATCGATTCAATTCGGGACATTTTTTCACAGTTACACGTTGTAACTGTGTTTCCAAAAACACGATCATATTTTCCTCCCGAGTGCTTATCTTGATGACGCTTATctctataaacataacacttttaGCCTTTTCTTCTAGGTGATTTAGGCGACTTTCTAGCGATTTTTGAGATCCGAAGACCACGATTAGAGACTCGTTTATTAAGTTTTGCAAGTTAAGATTTTtactctttatttatttatttttattttttttatttttcagattAATAGTTTTTGTTTCGTTTTTAGCCATTTATGGGTAAAACTTTAGATTTCAGTTTTGCATCGACGTCGACCTTTTATGCAAGTAATCGGTGGTATTGTTTTTTAATTCATGTTTGTATATAGTAATACCCGTCCTGTTTTAATCTAATGTTTGATTTTGGTTCGGTTCATGTTGGTCTCTTGAATTAGGATTTAATCActctagttaatcaaattagtaGAATATGTAATTGTTACATTGACCGATAAAAAGATGACAATCATCAAATTGGTTTTGCGAGGAGATTTAATGCTGATGTAAATTGTGTATTGGATATTTTTAGGCTTTTGAGCTTGAAATGCAAGAAGCTCACTACTACAAAAGGCTTTATAGGACTCGCCAATTAGAACCCGGTTTCGAGAAAAACTGCGATATATTATTAAAAAACCAGGACTTAAAAGGGAACAACCAATATGACCCGGTTCATTCTAACAAACCGGGATATATGCTCACTTAAGGAAACCGGTTCCCAGCATAACAACCGGGACTTTTAGTCGTATAGGTATATGACCCTGTCTCGAGAAAAACAACCGGGTTCTATTAGTATTACTACAGAACATGCTTACTAGGAAGTTATATGACCCATATTCTACAACCGGGTGTTTTGACTTCTTTTAGCAAATATAAATGTGGATTAATGACTTCTTTTTTTCAACTATGACTTTAGTAAaaaacacacaagaatgaagcTGGAACAAAGTAAAATAATGAGCAACAAGAAGAATCAAACAAACAAAAGCAAAACATACAAAGAACTAAAAACAATAAGAAAAACACCCCACAAGGGTAAAAAGGTCCAAATAGCAAATATCTATTCCACCATCAACATGGAGAGCATAGCAGACCAGACCAAAAGCAAACAGATGAATAGAGGGAGAAAACATCAGTAAACAGGCACCACACCGAAAATTGCCAGgtaggggcaaaatggtcaagAAAGCAATAAAACACACCAACATCTAGAATGCAATCAGCAACCAGGATCACAAATAGAACT is a window of Lactuca sativa cultivar Salinas chromosome 1, Lsat_Salinas_v11, whole genome shotgun sequence DNA encoding:
- the LOC128127181 gene encoding tetrahydroberberine oxidase-like produces the protein MKKYSQIRSCVFLLVLCLSFSNSWANLSSLVDVTPGTENFISCIQPKSNNVTSFSQQLIITPVNASFIPIWQVAVQNTRFLKPSTPKPSIIVTPVDETLVQKALFCAKKHGYEMRIRSGGHDYEGLSYTADVPFVMLDFTNMRSIDVDVANRSAWVQPGAVLGELYYSISQKTDTLYFPAGVCPTVGVGGYMGGGGYGNLLRKYGTAADNVVDVRFMDVNGNILDRKSMGKDLFWAIRGGGASSFGIVLAWKLRLVPVPEKVTVFILNKTLEEGATKIFHKYQYVAPTIDRNLHIRTQVFAEYIGNTTKKTIRIMFEGIYQGTRDTLLPLLDEKFPELGVRREICEEIRSIQSTVVFWGLPSSTPIEILTNRSAIAKLNNKSKSDYVRTPIPIRGLRKIWRKLMQNDGSALLMINPFGGRMADYSESAIPYPHRAGVLLQILKTVNFNGQTSDTTPTSLKRIMWLRSLDELLTPYVSKNPREAYSNYNDLDLGVGSSNYEEASLWGERYWKRDNFQKLIRIKAKVDPDNFFRRPQSIPVF